A region from the Corynebacterium halotolerans YIM 70093 = DSM 44683 genome encodes:
- a CDS encoding cytochrome P450 produces MTTVQQTAPAGKCPFAHGFDAMGDDYFSDPAAHFASVRDETPTFFYPHLNAWIITRREDALQVLGDWRKFSSAANSAMIEVPEQYRDVISQDLISRVLVGSDPQGHTIARGVAQLGFLQADMDALAPEIEARAHRIIDSFENNGKGNLLEDYCLELTTQTLLAHMGLGYGYADFIKQLRDDFFQVLASAQEPFEEPQRSIVWSRYTEANLRLREIIESRRESDARDLISIMASQKDENGEFILGADQIAIHLTEFAAAGTDTTAQAMANALLFLEKNPEALDDALLEPELWPRVFEETVRRRPSSTFASRKAMIDVELSGAQIKAGDMVWIALSSVNTDPSYVEDPFAFDIHRPDPEDHLAFSTGRHKCLGNPLARVQGATGLKVLFERLPSVRVDDPDALDFVRFALLPARRSLNVHWDVADVEFSRQQVVRTLQLSVAQRREESEGVVSLTLRHPDGGELPKWRPGAHIDLHLAGTDGSGTDGSDTDGETLLRQYSLSGDSEDRSAYRVGVLRENDGRGGSVAAHRVQEGDTVTVSWPRNNFRFVDAGRYLFIAGGIGITPILAMIREAERKGRDWRLVYGGRTRASMAFVDELSQYGDKVQLVPQDELGHLDLPSVLGEAVEDTLIYCCGPEGLLQAVEEGSAHWPKNSLRLERFSPKVITRDYEDEAFEVEFAGSGRTVAVGAGESILEAADRAGLPVISSWGVSPFEWTRRIDQAAGATVTAVARCSKALGDK; encoded by the coding sequence ATGACCACCGTGCAGCAGACCGCACCCGCCGGCAAGTGCCCCTTCGCCCACGGCTTCGACGCCATGGGGGACGACTACTTCTCCGATCCGGCGGCTCACTTCGCCTCCGTCCGTGATGAGACCCCGACCTTCTTCTACCCGCACCTCAACGCCTGGATCATCACCCGCCGCGAGGACGCGCTGCAGGTGCTCGGTGACTGGCGGAAGTTCTCCTCGGCCGCGAACTCCGCGATGATCGAGGTTCCCGAGCAGTACCGCGACGTCATCTCCCAGGACCTGATCTCCCGCGTGCTCGTCGGCTCTGACCCGCAGGGCCACACCATCGCCCGCGGCGTCGCCCAGCTGGGCTTCCTGCAGGCGGACATGGACGCCCTCGCCCCGGAGATCGAGGCGCGCGCCCACCGCATCATCGACTCCTTCGAGAACAACGGAAAGGGCAACCTGCTCGAGGACTACTGCCTGGAACTGACCACCCAGACGTTGCTGGCCCACATGGGACTGGGCTACGGGTACGCGGACTTCATCAAGCAGCTGCGCGATGACTTCTTCCAGGTGCTCGCCTCCGCCCAGGAGCCCTTCGAGGAGCCGCAGCGTTCCATCGTCTGGTCCCGCTACACGGAGGCCAACCTGCGACTGCGCGAGATCATCGAGTCCCGCCGCGAGTCGGACGCCCGTGACCTGATCTCCATCATGGCATCGCAGAAGGATGAGAACGGCGAGTTCATCCTGGGCGCGGACCAGATCGCCATCCACCTCACCGAGTTCGCCGCCGCCGGCACCGACACCACCGCCCAGGCCATGGCCAATGCCCTGCTCTTCCTGGAGAAGAACCCCGAGGCCCTCGACGACGCCCTGCTCGAGCCCGAGCTGTGGCCGCGCGTGTTCGAGGAGACCGTCCGCCGGCGCCCGTCGTCGACCTTCGCCTCGCGGAAGGCCATGATCGACGTCGAGCTGTCCGGCGCGCAGATCAAGGCCGGCGACATGGTGTGGATCGCCTTGAGCTCGGTGAACACGGACCCCTCGTATGTTGAGGACCCCTTCGCCTTCGACATCCACCGCCCCGATCCGGAGGACCACCTGGCCTTTTCCACCGGCCGCCACAAGTGTCTGGGCAACCCGCTGGCCCGCGTCCAGGGTGCGACCGGTCTGAAGGTGCTCTTCGAGCGTCTGCCCTCCGTCCGCGTGGACGATCCGGACGCCCTCGACTTCGTCCGCTTCGCCCTGCTCCCGGCCCGCCGCTCGCTGAACGTCCACTGGGACGTGGCGGACGTCGAGTTCTCCAGGCAGCAGGTGGTGCGCACCCTTCAGCTGAGCGTGGCGCAGCGCCGCGAGGAATCCGAGGGCGTGGTGTCGTTGACGCTGCGCCACCCCGACGGCGGCGAGCTGCCGAAGTGGAGGCCCGGCGCGCACATCGACCTGCACCTGGCGGGCACGGACGGGTCGGGCACGGACGGGTCGGACACGGACGGGGAGACGCTGCTGCGCCAGTACTCGTTGTCCGGTGACAGCGAGGACCGGTCCGCCTACCGGGTGGGGGTGCTGCGCGAGAACGACGGACGCGGTGGATCCGTGGCCGCGCACCGGGTGCAGGAGGGCGACACGGTCACCGTGTCCTGGCCGCGCAACAACTTCCGCTTCGTCGACGCCGGGCGGTACCTGTTCATCGCCGGCGGCATCGGCATCACCCCGATCCTCGCGATGATCCGCGAGGCCGAGCGGAAAGGCAGGGACTGGCGGCTGGTCTACGGCGGGCGGACGCGGGCGTCGATGGCGTTCGTCGATGAGCTTTCGCAGTACGGCGACAAGGTGCAGCTCGTCCCGCAGGACGAGCTCGGCCACCTGGACCTGCCGTCGGTGCTGGGTGAGGCGGTCGAGGACACGTTGATCTACTGCTGCGGCCCGGAGGGTCTGCTTCAGGCGGTGGAGGAGGGCTCGGCCCACTGGCCGAAGAACAGCCTACGCCTGGAGCGTTTCTCCCCGAAGGTGATCACCCGTGACTACGAGGACGAGGCCTTCGAGGTGGAGTTCGCGGGGTCGGGGAGGACCGTTGCTGTTGGTGCGGGGGAGAGCATTCTCGAGGCCGCCGACCGGGCGGGCCTGCCGGTGATCTCCTCGTGGGGGGTGTCCCCCTTTGAGTGGACACGCAGGATTGATCAAGCAGCGGGTGCCACGGTAACAGCCGTGGCGCGGTGTTCGAAAGCTCTCGGCGATAAGTAA
- a CDS encoding IS3 family transposase (programmed frameshift), giving the protein MPKNTYTDEFKADAVRLYEDTKGASFSSIAVDLGISRATLKNWVYAARRARGVQPSRTAEDPTDELLRLRKEVQHLRSETQKLSTERDILRKAAKYFAGRDDLVIRFQFVDDYATTYSVKRLCHVLNLNRSSFYKWRDGKPARRQRQHADEVLVAQMRDYHEEFDATIGVRRMTAEINDTAPTPVNHKRIERLMCQHQIVGVSLRKKKRTTIPDQDARVFDDLVGRDFTAEDCNQLYIGDITYLPCGKGEFMYLATVIDVCSRRLVGYSLADHMRTSLVQDAIEDAARTRGSLDGAIFHSDHGSVYTSSAFQTTCRRLGIRQSMGRIGSSADNAMAESFNASLKRETLQGSGGWASPVQCRREVFRWITRYNTRRRHSGISYLSPRAFEHRATAVTVAPAA; this is encoded by the exons ATGCCGAAGAACACCTACACCGATGAGTTCAAAGCCGACGCGGTCCGGCTCTACGAGGACACCAAGGGCGCTTCTTTTTCCTCAATCGCCGTGGACCTCGGCATCAGCCGGGCGACGTTGAAGAACTGGGTCTACGCCGCCCGCAGGGCCCGCGGCGTCCAGCCCAGCCGCACCGCCGAGGACCCCACCGACGAGCTGCTGCGCCTGCGCAAAGAAGTCCAGCACCTGCGCTCGGAGACCCAGAAGCTTTCCACCGAGCGCGATATCCTGCGCAAGGCCGCGAAGTATTTCGCGG GGAGAGACGACCTGGTGATCCGCTTCCAGTTCGTTGACGACTACGCCACCACCTACTCGGTGAAGCGGTTGTGTCATGTCCTTAATCTGAACCGGTCAAGCTTTTACAAGTGGCGGGACGGCAAGCCTGCCCGCAGGCAGCGCCAGCACGCCGATGAGGTGCTGGTGGCCCAGATGCGGGACTACCACGAGGAGTTCGACGCCACGATCGGAGTGCGCCGCATGACCGCCGAAATCAACGACACCGCGCCCACGCCGGTCAACCACAAACGCATCGAACGTCTCATGTGCCAGCACCAGATCGTCGGGGTGAGCCTGCGCAAGAAGAAGCGCACCACCATCCCGGACCAGGACGCGAGGGTCTTCGACGACCTCGTCGGCCGAGACTTCACCGCCGAGGACTGCAACCAGCTCTATATCGGCGACATCACCTACTTGCCCTGCGGGAAAGGAGAATTCATGTACCTGGCCACGGTCATCGACGTCTGTTCCAGGCGTCTGGTCGGCTACTCGCTTGCGGACCACATGCGTACCAGTCTCGTCCAGGACGCGATTGAGGACGCGGCACGCACGAGAGGCTCCCTGGACGGGGCAATATTTCACTCGGACCACGGCAGCGTCTATACCTCCTCAGCGTTCCAGACCACGTGCCGGAGGCTGGGGATCCGCCAGTCGATGGGCCGGATCGGATCGAGTGCGGATAACGCGATGGCTGAGTCGTTCAACGCCTCGCTGAAGCGGGAGACGCTGCAAGGTTCTGGTGGTTGGGCGTCGCCGGTTCAGTGTCGACGGGAGGTGTTCCGGTGGATCACGAGGTACAACACACGTCGTCGGCACTCCGGGATCAGTTACTTATCGCCGAGAGCTTTCGAACACCGCGCCACGGCTGTTACCGTGGCACCCGCTGCTTGA
- a CDS encoding 2Fe-2S iron-sulfur cluster-binding protein: MSTKQGTAPCKTGTCGTCETAVLGGSVDHRDSILTADEQAANDTMMICVSRAERGCGKLVLER, from the coding sequence GTGTCCACCAAACAGGGGACGGCCCCGTGCAAGACCGGCACCTGCGGTACCTGCGAGACCGCGGTGCTGGGTGGTTCCGTGGACCACCGCGACTCGATTCTCACCGCGGACGAGCAGGCCGCCAACGACACCATGATGATCTGTGTCTCGCGTGCCGAGCGGGGCTGCGGGAAGCTCGTGCTGGAGCGGTAG
- a CDS encoding GmrSD restriction endonuclease domain-containing protein — MTLKRWITVSGAALIVGLTAVGCTSPDGGATDSSTVEATASPAAETTAPVSPAADTAPDGDAAAAGEQSGAPGDQTAAAGSAMAALETLEVKGRAPKTGYDRDMFGPAWADTDHNGCDTRNDILARDLESETFRPGTQDCVVLTGVLDDPFTATEIHFQRGQDTSTEVQIDHVVALSDAWQKGAQQLDETTRTEFANDPLNLLAVDGPANAQKGDGDAATWLPANRSFRCDYVSRQIAVKARYDLWVTSAEKDAMATVLSDCPGQALPTGQTAAYEVDTTATQSPAPAAPVAPVAEIPAPAPVTEAPAPAPQIEVPQSAGTDPQFGSCKAAKAAGFGPYVSGVDPEYNWYRDGDNDGTNCE, encoded by the coding sequence ATGACGTTGAAGCGTTGGATTACTGTTTCCGGGGCGGCCCTGATCGTGGGGCTGACTGCTGTGGGCTGCACGTCCCCGGACGGGGGAGCGACTGATTCGAGCACGGTCGAGGCCACGGCCTCCCCGGCGGCGGAAACCACCGCACCAGTATCACCGGCAGCCGACACCGCTCCGGATGGGGACGCCGCCGCGGCGGGGGAGCAGTCCGGTGCCCCGGGCGATCAGACTGCGGCCGCGGGGAGCGCGATGGCCGCGCTGGAGACCCTGGAGGTCAAGGGCCGGGCCCCGAAGACCGGGTACGACCGCGACATGTTCGGGCCCGCCTGGGCGGACACCGACCACAACGGCTGCGACACCCGTAACGACATCCTCGCCCGCGACCTGGAGTCCGAGACCTTCCGGCCCGGCACCCAGGACTGCGTGGTGCTCACCGGTGTCCTCGACGATCCCTTTACCGCCACCGAAATCCACTTCCAGCGCGGCCAGGACACCTCCACCGAGGTGCAGATCGACCACGTCGTGGCCCTGTCGGATGCCTGGCAGAAGGGCGCCCAGCAGCTCGACGAGACCACGCGCACCGAGTTCGCCAACGACCCGTTGAACCTGCTGGCCGTCGACGGTCCGGCCAACGCCCAGAAGGGTGACGGCGACGCCGCGACCTGGCTGCCGGCCAACCGGTCGTTCCGCTGTGACTACGTCTCCCGGCAGATCGCGGTGAAGGCGCGTTACGACCTCTGGGTGACCAGCGCGGAGAAGGACGCCATGGCGACGGTGCTGTCCGACTGCCCCGGGCAGGCGCTGCCGACCGGCCAGACTGCCGCCTACGAGGTGGATACCACCGCCACCCAGTCCCCGGCCCCTGCGGCTCCGGTGGCTCCGGTGGCTGAGATTCCGGCACCGGCTCCCGTGACCGAGGCACCGGCCCCGGCCCCGCAGATTGAGGTTCCCCAGTCGGCGGGAACGGATCCGCAGTTCGGCAGCTGCAAGGCTGCCAAGGCCGCCGGCTTCGGTCCCTACGTCTCCGGTGTCGATCCGGAATACAACTGGTACCGCGACGGTGACAACGACGGCACCAACTGCGAGTAA